A genomic window from Solanum stenotomum isolate F172 chromosome 10, ASM1918654v1, whole genome shotgun sequence includes:
- the LOC125843160 gene encoding protein ROLLING AND ERECT LEAF 2-like, which produces MGCAQSRIDNEESVSRCKDRRNFMKEAVNYRNFFAAAHSAYSIALKNTGAALSDYAQGETPPELPPPAVSEPPPPPPPLSNLEASPLPPPPPPPPAFSPITPLQRSFTMPELSKPRGRKMKGIGIDEHDEEIEEEEEEEEEGEGDGLKLREKRNGLGYERPMKEPLPPRPPGPGESWDYFFENVNTGHSLEGVEEEEEEDEEELNEENIEIQNKRFDNVGRNEYRDDQFKTPEKKGKVESEVEETPMADEPERVFKHSNTAPSEVRGGVVVGGGNVVYGNNADFFKVLGEIDDHFLKASENAQEVSKMLEATRLHYHSNFADNRGHIDHAARVMRVITWNKSFKGVPNGDGSKDDYDIDEYETHATVLDKLLAWEKKLYDEMKTSVPANTNSGLAAARVRDFVQMNPLEFLGSQVDEDPHDFIDEAKKIFKVMQVTGNDRVELASYQVKDVAHI; this is translated from the exons ATGGGTTGTGCTCAATCAAGAATAGATAACGAAGAGTCAGTTTCAAGATGCAAAGATCGGAGAAACTTCATGAAAGAAGCAGTTAACTATAGAAACTTCTTTGCTGCTGCACATTCAGCTTATTCCATTGCTTTGAAAAACACTGGTGCTGCTTTGAGTGATTATGCTCAAGGTGAAACCCCACCTGAGCTGCCGCCGCCGGCTGTTAGTGAGCCGCCGCCACCACCACCACCGCTGTCGAATCTGGAAGCTAGCCCACTCCCACCACCCCCTCCTCCCCCACCAGCTTTCTCACCTATAACCCCACTTCAACGCTCTTTTACTATGCCTGAACTGTCGAAACCCAGAGGTAGGAAAATGAAAGGCATTGGTATTGATGAGCATGATGAGGAAattgaggaggaggaggaggaggaagaggaaggtGAAGGTGATGGTTTGAAACTGAGAGAAAAGCGAAATGGACTGGGGTACGAGAGGCCTATGAAGGAGCCATTGCCACCCCGGCCGCCGGGTCCAGGGGAGTCGTGGGATTATTTCTTTGAGAATGTGAACACGGGACATTCATTAGAAGGagtggaggaagaagaagaagaggatgagGAGGAGTTGAACGAAGAGAATATCgaaattcaaaacaaaagatTTGATAATGTGGGTAGAAATGAGTATAGAGATGATCAGTTCAAGACACCAGAGAAGAAGGGGAAAGTGGAGAGTGAGGTTGAAGAGACCCCAATGGCGGATGAACCAGAGAGAGTCTTTAAGCATTCAAACACTGCGCCTTCTGAGGTGAGAGGTGGAGTAGTAGTGGGAGGTGGGAATGTTGTGTATGGTAACAATGCTGATTTCTTTAAAGTTTTAGGCGAGATTGATGATCACTTCCTTAAAGCTTCCGAGAATGCACAAGAGGTTTCGAAGATGCTTGAGGCTACTCGATTGCATTACCACTCAAACTTCGCTGATAATCGAG GACATATTGACCATGCAGCTAGGGTTATGCGAGTCATTACGTGGAACAAATCATTTAAGGGTGTACCGAATGGTGATGGTAGTAAGGATGATTATGACATCGACGAATATGAGACTCATGCCACTGTTTTGGACAAATTGTTGGCTTGGGAGAAGAAACTTTATGATGAAATGAAG ACTTCAGTTCCTGCAAACACTAATAGTGGATTAGCTGCAGCTAGGGTTCGAGACTTTGTTCAGATGAATCCACTtgagtttctagggtcgcaAGTTGATGAGGACCCACATGACTTCATTGATGAGGCCAAGAAGATTTTTAaggtgatgcaagtgactggtaatgATAGGGtggagttggcatcctaccaggtTAAGGATGTGGCCCATATATAG